From one Nonomuraea polychroma genomic stretch:
- a CDS encoding oxidoreductase C-terminal domain-containing protein, with the protein MPNFATHVHGARIQTAGLPHLTEDARLVAGSPEEDRFAMAFTRGGGLVGAVAVNSPRDLIRLKRAIAARETV; encoded by the coding sequence GTGCCGAACTTCGCCACGCACGTGCACGGCGCCCGCATCCAGACGGCCGGGCTGCCGCATCTGACGGAGGATGCTCGCCTCGTCGCGGGCAGCCCAGAGGAGGACCGCTTCGCGATGGCGTTCACGCGGGGCGGCGGGCTGGTGGGTGCCGTCGCGGTCAACTCCCCCAGGGACCTGATCAGGCTCAAGCGGGCGATCGCGGCACGCGAGACCGTGTGA
- a CDS encoding helix-turn-helix transcriptional regulator → MGERPPSVHDSVTRSLYARMHEQGEALPEAAEQLSLAAADIDQARDQLTRLNLLNAESQTAADVTAALNRSLQNSHRLLDSLVEQHVRTATLARHYLDVSKQADSHAYVEFFSWHDRREHLSERIDELAELAEHEVLGMHPATPWTRESLEAGLARNETVLHNGVRVRGLHAQIAMANPLVREYMIRWRERGMEIRVTPLIPTRMLIYDRRTAVVQADPENLEAGAVLIRGGTVVRSLAAVYDYCWTTASEPEDVPRSADGVTLTEQQRAVLRMLAAGAKDSAIARSMGVSTRTVTRLVGELTEMLGASSRFQAGVRAARLGWLDAD, encoded by the coding sequence GTGGGCGAGAGGCCGCCTTCCGTGCACGACAGCGTCACTCGTTCCCTGTACGCCCGCATGCACGAACAAGGCGAAGCACTGCCCGAAGCCGCGGAGCAGCTGAGCTTGGCGGCGGCGGACATCGACCAGGCTCGCGACCAGCTCACCCGGCTCAACCTGCTGAACGCGGAATCGCAGACCGCCGCAGACGTGACCGCCGCACTCAACCGAAGCCTGCAAAACAGCCATCGGCTCCTCGACAGCCTCGTCGAACAGCACGTCAGGACGGCCACGCTGGCCAGGCACTACCTCGATGTGTCCAAACAGGCGGACAGCCACGCGTACGTGGAGTTCTTCTCCTGGCATGACCGTCGGGAGCACCTGTCCGAGCGCATCGACGAGCTTGCCGAACTGGCCGAGCACGAGGTCCTCGGCATGCACCCGGCCACCCCGTGGACGCGCGAGTCCTTGGAGGCGGGTCTCGCCCGCAACGAAACGGTTCTGCACAACGGCGTGCGCGTACGAGGCCTGCACGCGCAGATCGCCATGGCGAATCCCCTGGTACGCGAATACATGATCCGATGGAGAGAGCGCGGCATGGAGATACGGGTCACCCCGCTGATCCCCACGCGGATGCTCATCTACGACCGCCGGACCGCCGTCGTCCAGGCCGACCCCGAGAACTTGGAGGCAGGCGCCGTCCTGATCCGCGGCGGCACCGTGGTGAGATCCCTCGCGGCCGTCTATGACTATTGCTGGACGACCGCCTCAGAGCCCGAGGACGTACCCCGGTCGGCCGACGGTGTGACCCTCACCGAGCAGCAACGGGCCGTTCTCCGTATGCTGGCCGCCGGCGCGAAGGACTCCGCCATCGCCCGCAGCATGGGCGTCTCCACGCGTACCGTCACCCGTCTGGTGGGCGAGCTGACGGAAATGCTGGGAGCGAGCAGCCGCTTCCAAGCGGGCGTGCGGGCAGCACGGCTCGGCTGGCTTGACGCTGACTGA
- a CDS encoding F510_1955 family glycosylhydrolase: MRGFRGAALAALVLALGSCAQSGEPVEGQDPGIGHVHGVGVDPADGALYLAGHYGLFKVTSANTTERVAGRVQDHMGFTVIGPKTFLASGHPGEADTTAPPHLGLIRTVNAGRTWETVSEHGTADFHALQPAGSTLYAYDSQTSRLRASVDGGATWRQGAQEEIIDLAAHAGQPERVYAATSSGVQASANGGMEFEPVENAPALNQVEAPAADLLIGVDVAGQVQVSVDDGKTWRTSGRLPAPAAAFTAVDRQRLLAAIEDGTVYESRNGGIDFTVVFAPARG; the protein is encoded by the coding sequence ATGCGAGGATTTCGTGGTGCCGCGCTGGCGGCCTTGGTGCTGGCGCTGGGGTCCTGCGCGCAGTCAGGCGAGCCGGTGGAGGGCCAGGATCCGGGCATCGGACACGTTCACGGCGTCGGCGTCGACCCGGCCGACGGCGCCCTCTACCTTGCCGGGCACTACGGCTTGTTCAAGGTCACTTCTGCGAACACCACCGAGCGCGTGGCCGGGCGTGTGCAGGACCACATGGGGTTCACTGTGATCGGTCCCAAGACGTTCCTCGCGAGCGGCCACCCAGGCGAGGCCGACACCACCGCACCGCCCCACCTCGGCCTGATCCGGACCGTCAATGCCGGCAGGACGTGGGAGACGGTCTCCGAGCACGGCACGGCCGACTTCCATGCCCTCCAGCCGGCCGGCTCCACCCTCTATGCGTACGACAGCCAGACCAGCCGTCTCCGGGCCAGTGTCGACGGCGGCGCGACCTGGCGGCAGGGCGCTCAAGAGGAGATCATCGACCTCGCCGCCCACGCAGGGCAGCCCGAACGGGTTTACGCGGCCACGAGCAGCGGTGTGCAGGCGAGCGCGAACGGCGGCATGGAATTCGAGCCGGTGGAGAACGCCCCCGCGCTCAACCAGGTCGAGGCGCCCGCTGCCGATCTGTTGATCGGAGTGGACGTCGCAGGTCAGGTGCAGGTGAGTGTCGACGACGGCAAGACGTGGCGGACGAGCGGCCGCCTGCCGGCTCCGGCCGCGGCGTTCACCGCCGTCGATCGTCAACGCCTTCTCGCGGCAATCGAGGACGGCACGGTGTACGAATCGAGGAACGGCGGCATCGACTTCACCGTCGTGTTCGCCCCGGCGCGCGGCTGA
- a CDS encoding M56 family metallopeptidase, producing MGIVTALVAAYLLGWQAGPVLSRAAWPWRRPAVAVALWASLLAAFLAVLATLITLTFALPPGPLHTWVEHLRSCVPGHTHSGEYVTLAVALLVGAAVARLSHRGLARARRTAADRKRHHEMVRLVETHPADPADVCLIAYDLPLVYCLARRHRPIVMTTGTLSHLDTAQLEAVLEHERAHLRHRHHFLLGAVDTVHAALPWPPVVRLAAKALPELVEMAADDAAAHRCGAANVAQALQRLALAPCADEGLAIGAGAQRRLDRRIERLESGACPPRVVGWRAEIALLAAPLCGVGAAVLGVLLSC from the coding sequence ATGGGGATCGTCACCGCGCTCGTCGCCGCCTACCTGCTCGGCTGGCAGGCCGGGCCCGTGCTGTCCCGCGCCGCCTGGCCGTGGCGCCGGCCCGCAGTCGCCGTGGCGCTCTGGGCGAGCCTGCTCGCGGCCTTCCTGGCCGTGCTCGCCACACTGATCACACTGACCTTCGCCTTGCCGCCCGGACCGCTGCACACCTGGGTGGAGCATCTGAGGTCCTGCGTGCCCGGGCACACGCACAGCGGAGAGTACGTCACGCTCGCCGTCGCGCTGCTGGTCGGCGCGGCCGTCGCCCGGCTGTCCCACCGAGGGCTCGCCAGGGCCCGCCGCACCGCCGCCGATCGCAAACGGCATCACGAGATGGTACGGCTGGTCGAGACGCATCCTGCGGATCCCGCGGACGTCTGCTTGATCGCCTACGATCTCCCGCTCGTTTACTGCCTGGCGCGGCGGCACCGGCCGATCGTGATGACCACGGGCACCCTGTCCCACCTCGATACCGCACAGCTCGAGGCCGTCCTGGAGCACGAGCGGGCCCATCTCCGGCACCGCCACCACTTCCTGCTCGGCGCGGTCGACACCGTGCATGCGGCCCTACCGTGGCCCCCGGTGGTGAGGCTGGCCGCGAAGGCGCTGCCCGAGTTGGTGGAGATGGCCGCCGACGACGCGGCGGCGCACCGATGCGGCGCCGCCAACGTGGCGCAGGCTCTCCAGCGACTCGCCCTCGCACCTTGTGCTGACGAGGGCCTCGCCATCGGTGCGGGGGCGCAACGCCGACTCGACAGGCGCATCGAGCGGCTCGAAAGTGGCGCCTGCCCGCCTCGCGTCGTCGGATGGCGGGCAGAGATCGCTCTGCTCGCGGCACCGCTGTGCGGGGTCGGGGCAGCCGTGCTGGGGGTGCTGCTCTCCTGCTGA
- a CDS encoding sensor histidine kinase, with protein sequence MSSKTSAYRLFAARPLWGTLFDIALTIAVLSGSLVLLAHGLGLLPHRGLDPAFAGSGDIDGLALVLVGCSALPLLVWRRFPLGVFAVTAAAGALFAGLDYHSTLVLGPAAALYLLTAGRDRLNPWTWHTTAVVGGLGAAHVGATIAAADGTPGVAALCLTPLTWVVAWFAGERTRLRREQIAELRARAVRAEREAERERLLAATEERARIARDLHDSAGHAISVIAVRAGAARLRHHRDPDRSFQALEAIEELARQTVEEIDQIVGTLRTEGPGDNTEGPGDKTPPGLASLDGLIARHSAAGLRVTLDASGPAPALGGPADQAVYRILQEALTNAARHGAGSAHVELTFDATDVGLTVTNPVRANGARRHSGGHGLIGMRERATLLGGSLDVEPACDAFRVHARIPYGGHRP encoded by the coding sequence GTGTCCTCGAAGACCAGCGCGTATCGGCTCTTCGCGGCCCGGCCCCTGTGGGGGACGCTGTTCGACATCGCGCTCACGATCGCCGTGCTCAGCGGCTCACTGGTGCTGCTGGCCCACGGGCTCGGGCTGCTCCCCCACCGCGGTCTGGACCCGGCCTTCGCTGGATCGGGCGACATCGATGGGCTCGCGCTGGTGCTCGTGGGCTGCTCGGCGCTGCCGCTCCTGGTCTGGCGGCGCTTTCCGCTCGGGGTGTTCGCGGTGACCGCGGCGGCCGGCGCGTTGTTCGCGGGCCTGGACTATCACTCCACGCTGGTGCTCGGCCCCGCCGCCGCGCTTTACCTGCTCACCGCCGGGCGCGACCGGCTCAATCCCTGGACCTGGCACACCACAGCCGTCGTCGGCGGCCTGGGCGCCGCCCATGTGGGTGCGACCATAGCTGCGGCCGATGGCACGCCAGGCGTCGCCGCGCTGTGCCTCACTCCCCTCACCTGGGTGGTGGCCTGGTTCGCCGGCGAGCGGACGCGGCTGCGTCGCGAGCAGATCGCCGAGCTGCGGGCCCGCGCCGTGCGCGCCGAGCGCGAGGCCGAGCGAGAGCGGCTGCTCGCCGCCACCGAGGAACGCGCCCGCATCGCCCGCGACCTGCACGACTCAGCCGGCCATGCCATCAGCGTGATCGCCGTCCGCGCCGGCGCGGCCCGCCTGCGACACCACCGAGATCCTGACCGCTCGTTCCAGGCGCTGGAGGCCATCGAGGAATTGGCACGGCAGACCGTCGAGGAGATCGACCAGATCGTCGGCACCCTGCGCACGGAAGGCCCGGGCGACAACACGGAAGGCCCGGGCGACAAGACGCCGCCTGGACTCGCGTCGCTGGACGGCCTGATCGCGCGCCACTCGGCGGCGGGGCTGCGGGTCACGCTGGACGCCTCGGGCCCGGCCCCGGCCCTCGGCGGCCCGGCCGACCAGGCCGTCTACCGGATCCTGCAGGAGGCGCTCACGAACGCGGCCCGCCACGGCGCCGGCAGCGCCCACGTCGAGCTGACCTTCGACGCGACGGACGTCGGCCTCACCGTCACCAACCCCGTGCGCGCCAACGGCGCCCGCCGCCACAGCGGCGGGCACGGGCTCATCGGCATGCGTGAACGCGCGACCCTGCTCGGCGGTAGTCTCGACGTCGAGCCCGCCTGCGACGCCTTCCGCGTACACGCCCGGATCCCTTACGGAGGCCACCGCCCATGA
- a CDS encoding DUF305 domain-containing protein → MFTNIRKFSVAVVTSSAALALLTACGGTDSASTGGHDMSTMSSSAPAATTASAQPAAAFNDADVMFAQMMIPHHEQAVEMAELAETRAADTEIKELAAKIKAAQDPEIQTMQGWLTAWGKPSPSEGTDHGMGHGMPGMMSEEDMKKLEDAKGKAFDRQFAELMIEHHEGAIEMARTEQSQGSNPEAKELAKTIESAQQAEVEQMQAILKRL, encoded by the coding sequence ATGTTCACGAATATCAGGAAATTCTCCGTCGCTGTCGTCACCTCGAGTGCTGCACTGGCCCTGCTGACCGCGTGCGGGGGCACCGACAGCGCTTCCACGGGCGGGCATGACATGTCCACCATGTCCAGCAGCGCACCGGCCGCCACCACGGCGAGCGCTCAACCGGCGGCCGCATTCAACGACGCGGACGTGATGTTCGCGCAGATGATGATCCCGCACCACGAGCAGGCGGTCGAGATGGCCGAGCTGGCCGAGACGCGGGCGGCGGACACAGAGATCAAGGAGCTGGCGGCGAAGATCAAGGCCGCCCAGGATCCGGAGATCCAGACCATGCAGGGCTGGCTCACCGCCTGGGGCAAGCCGTCGCCGTCCGAGGGCACGGACCACGGGATGGGCCACGGCATGCCGGGGATGATGTCCGAGGAGGACATGAAGAAGCTGGAGGATGCCAAGGGGAAGGCGTTCGACCGGCAATTCGCCGAGCTGATGATCGAGCACCACGAGGGCGCGATCGAGATGGCCCGCACCGAGCAGTCGCAGGGTTCCAACCCAGAGGCTAAGGAGCTGGCGAAGACGATCGAGTCGGCGCAGCAGGCCGAGGTCGAGCAGATGCAGGCGATACTCAAGCGGCTCTAG
- a CDS encoding response regulator has protein sequence MTRVLISDDDDLMRAGLAELLSNDPTIDIVGEAATGREAVERACRLAPDVVLMDVRMPDLDGIMATRELSLAAPGVRVLILTTFEQDDYIFGALRAGASGFLLKRTRPEELIAAVHTVAAGDSLLSPSVTRRVIDRMARQPIPDLADQSMLAGLTPREREVLTLIARGLSNREIATALVVEESTIRTHVKRLLMKLGLRDRVQAVIFAYESGLNQSSSY, from the coding sequence ATGACGCGGGTCCTGATCAGCGACGATGACGACCTGATGCGCGCCGGGCTCGCCGAGCTGCTCTCCAACGACCCCACCATCGACATCGTCGGGGAGGCCGCGACCGGGCGGGAGGCGGTCGAGCGGGCGTGCCGGCTGGCGCCCGACGTCGTGCTCATGGACGTCCGCATGCCCGACCTCGACGGCATCATGGCGACCCGCGAGTTGTCGCTGGCCGCCCCGGGAGTGCGGGTGCTCATCCTGACCACGTTCGAGCAGGACGACTACATCTTCGGCGCACTGCGCGCAGGCGCGTCCGGATTCCTGCTCAAACGCACCCGGCCGGAGGAGCTCATCGCCGCCGTGCACACTGTCGCCGCCGGCGACTCGCTGCTGTCGCCGTCGGTCACCCGGCGCGTGATCGACCGCATGGCCCGCCAGCCCATCCCCGACCTCGCCGACCAGTCCATGCTGGCCGGACTGACGCCGCGCGAGCGGGAGGTCCTCACGCTCATCGCCCGAGGCCTGTCCAACCGCGAGATCGCCACCGCGCTCGTGGTCGAGGAATCGACGATCCGGACGCACGTCAAGCGGCTGCTCATGAAGCTCGGCCTGCGCGACCGCGTCCAGGCCGTGATCTTCGCGTACGAGAGCGGCCTCAACCAGTCATCCAGCTACTAA
- a CDS encoding DUF2269 domain-containing protein: protein MPSGLRKAALITHVTCSVGWLGAVAAYTALDLVAVTSQEVATVRGGHLAMNLIVSYVIVPLALAALVTGLVQSLGTPWGLFRHYWVLAKLLLTVVATVVLLAETKTVAAMAEYAASTADPRGMPGTLPHSIGGLIVLLLITILSVVKPQGLTPYGWRKQQEHRRTKSKGRMAAAG, encoded by the coding sequence ATGCCATCCGGCCTGCGCAAGGCCGCGCTCATCACGCACGTCACGTGCTCGGTCGGCTGGCTCGGCGCCGTCGCCGCCTACACGGCGCTCGACCTCGTGGCGGTGACCAGCCAGGAGGTCGCAACCGTTCGAGGCGGTCATCTCGCCATGAACCTGATCGTCTCGTACGTCATCGTCCCGCTGGCACTGGCGGCGCTGGTCACCGGCCTCGTACAGTCGCTGGGAACGCCATGGGGCCTGTTCCGGCACTACTGGGTGTTGGCGAAACTCCTGCTCACCGTGGTCGCCACCGTCGTCTTGCTGGCAGAGACGAAGACGGTGGCCGCCATGGCCGAGTACGCCGCCTCCACCGCCGATCCCCGCGGCATGCCCGGGACACTGCCGCACTCCATCGGCGGCCTCATCGTGCTGCTCCTGATCACCATCCTGTCCGTGGTCAAACCACAGGGCCTGACGCCGTACGGGTGGCGCAAGCAGCAGGAGCACCGGCGCACGAAGAGCAAGGGCCGGATGGCGGCCGCCGGATAG
- a CDS encoding GNAT family N-acetyltransferase produces MARLLVEHLSRRLGRWPAAGGLDIIGSPARIRPGWDGKIHPAMGVTSPEGGVLSVPPEHAATVAEQYAKAEDLAALGPRIPALVGFPERGWFTAVYRWTTRPTPFPDAGVWVPADGVEVPDWLRPFGGDVLVARDAESGEHLAGVGVKRHDAYGHELAVVTAPGARGRGLARRLVAQAARRVLDEGAIPTYMHDPGNHASAAVAEAAGFRDLGWLAFGATTRDRTPTGLRHG; encoded by the coding sequence ATGGCGCGACTGCTCGTGGAGCATCTGTCCCGCCGGCTGGGCAGATGGCCTGCCGCCGGGGGCTTGGACATCATCGGCTCGCCTGCGCGTATCCGCCCGGGATGGGACGGCAAGATACACCCGGCCATGGGAGTCACCAGCCCCGAGGGCGGCGTGTTGTCGGTCCCGCCGGAGCACGCCGCGACGGTGGCGGAGCAGTACGCCAAGGCCGAGGACCTCGCCGCGCTGGGGCCACGAATCCCCGCCCTGGTCGGCTTTCCCGAACGCGGCTGGTTCACCGCCGTCTATCGGTGGACCACCCGGCCCACGCCCTTCCCCGACGCCGGAGTCTGGGTACCCGCCGATGGCGTGGAGGTTCCGGACTGGCTACGGCCTTTCGGCGGTGACGTTCTGGTCGCCAGAGATGCCGAGAGCGGAGAGCACCTCGCGGGGGTGGGCGTCAAACGACACGACGCCTACGGCCATGAACTCGCCGTCGTGACCGCTCCCGGAGCACGCGGCCGCGGCCTGGCGCGCAGGCTCGTCGCCCAGGCGGCCAGGCGGGTGCTGGACGAAGGCGCGATCCCGACCTACATGCACGACCCAGGCAACCATGCCTCCGCGGCGGTCGCCGAGGCGGCGGGTTTCCGCGATCTCGGCTGGCTTGCCTTCGGTGCGACTACCCGTGATCGTACCCCTACGGGACTCAGACACGGGTGA
- a CDS encoding PA domain-containing protein encodes MGHKASRLAAATVIAVGTSLAALVPSATAHDGATSSDGAIDHAKITHNHHQHGGDHGHLPASKANVDLVSKLALKNVEPEKIADVGVHKGYAYLAAWGGATCKYNGVHVVDIKNPAQPKEVSFIVAKEGSAPGEGIQALSVGTPAFTGDILVTNNEVCKAMTGVGGLNIYDVTDPAHPTPLAVGIGDETVAGAGKKDANEIHSVFAWDAGAKAYAVIVDNEEGPDVDILDITNPKKPKVIAEYDIDEKFPGITQPGLDEIFLHDMVVKEIGGRQVMLLSYWDGGYVQIDVTDPLNISLLADSTFADPDPEAAESGLSVKPEGNAHQAEFTLDNKYVLAADEDFSPYALKTSNLTDGTAISAGQGSGTTKLTPGQELTGVAKFAGLACPGSAAVPAGDPNAVDIAVVERGVCTFTEKVAAVIAAGGYDAVLIFNRTGTDACDAALGMDVQGDIPTFGVAPRGQGFAIFGQPYSNADCLAGTGPAQLPVPLGTAGDTLTFSSYFDGWGYVHLYDRKSMKELDTYAVPEAHDPAYAEDHGDLSVHEVATSAKQADLAYFSYYSAGFRVTRIVNGKIQEVGHFVDEGGNNFWGVQVFEHDGQEYVAASDRDQGLYIFRYTGT; translated from the coding sequence ATGGGACACAAAGCCAGCCGCCTTGCGGCAGCCACGGTCATCGCCGTAGGCACGAGCCTGGCAGCTCTGGTGCCGTCCGCCACCGCGCACGACGGTGCGACCAGTTCTGACGGCGCGATAGACCACGCGAAGATCACCCACAATCACCATCAGCACGGCGGCGACCACGGCCACCTGCCCGCCTCGAAGGCCAACGTCGACCTCGTCAGCAAGCTCGCGCTGAAGAACGTCGAGCCGGAGAAGATCGCCGACGTCGGCGTCCACAAGGGCTACGCCTACCTGGCCGCTTGGGGCGGCGCGACCTGCAAGTACAACGGCGTGCACGTCGTCGACATCAAGAACCCGGCCCAGCCGAAGGAAGTCTCGTTCATCGTCGCGAAGGAGGGCAGTGCGCCGGGCGAGGGCATCCAGGCCCTGAGCGTCGGCACCCCCGCCTTCACCGGCGACATCCTCGTCACGAACAACGAGGTCTGCAAGGCCATGACCGGGGTCGGCGGCCTGAACATCTACGACGTCACCGACCCTGCCCACCCCACTCCCCTCGCGGTGGGCATCGGCGACGAGACCGTCGCCGGCGCCGGCAAGAAGGACGCCAACGAGATCCACAGCGTCTTCGCCTGGGACGCCGGCGCCAAGGCCTACGCCGTCATCGTGGACAACGAAGAAGGCCCCGACGTCGACATCCTCGACATCACGAACCCGAAGAAGCCCAAGGTCATCGCCGAGTACGACATCGACGAGAAATTCCCCGGCATCACCCAGCCGGGCCTCGACGAGATCTTCCTGCACGACATGGTGGTGAAGGAGATCGGCGGCAGGCAGGTCATGCTGCTGTCGTACTGGGACGGAGGTTACGTCCAGATCGACGTCACCGACCCGCTGAACATCTCGCTGCTGGCCGACAGCACCTTCGCCGACCCCGACCCCGAGGCGGCCGAGAGCGGGCTGAGCGTCAAGCCGGAGGGCAACGCCCACCAGGCCGAGTTCACCCTCGACAACAAGTACGTCCTGGCCGCCGACGAGGACTTCTCACCGTACGCGTTGAAGACCTCCAACCTCACCGACGGCACCGCGATCAGCGCCGGTCAGGGCAGCGGCACCACCAAGCTCACCCCGGGACAGGAACTGACGGGCGTCGCCAAGTTCGCCGGACTCGCCTGCCCCGGCAGCGCCGCCGTACCCGCCGGTGACCCCAACGCCGTGGACATCGCCGTGGTCGAGCGCGGCGTGTGCACCTTCACCGAGAAGGTCGCCGCTGTCATCGCCGCCGGCGGCTACGACGCGGTCCTCATCTTCAACCGCACCGGCACCGACGCCTGCGATGCCGCCCTCGGCATGGACGTCCAGGGAGACATCCCGACCTTCGGTGTCGCGCCCCGCGGCCAGGGCTTCGCCATCTTCGGCCAGCCGTACAGCAACGCCGACTGCCTCGCCGGCACCGGCCCGGCACAGCTCCCGGTACCGCTCGGCACGGCCGGCGACACGCTGACCTTCTCATCGTACTTCGACGGCTGGGGGTACGTGCACCTGTACGACCGGAAGTCGATGAAGGAGCTCGACACCTACGCGGTGCCCGAGGCACACGACCCCGCCTATGCCGAAGACCACGGCGACCTGTCGGTCCACGAGGTGGCGACCTCGGCCAAGCAGGCAGACCTCGCCTACTTCTCCTACTACTCCGCCGGCTTCCGCGTGACGCGGATCGTGAACGGCAAGATCCAGGAGGTGGGCCACTTCGTGGACGAGGGAGGCAACAACTTCTGGGGCGTGCAGGTGTTCGAGCACGACGGCCAGGAGTACGTCGCCGCCAGCGACCGCGACCAAGGCCTCTACATCTTCCGCTACACCGGCACCTGA
- a CDS encoding cation transporter, whose product MITVAYSLIAYRVTGLSPATCEHCLAAIKLELIQVPGVVGVDVDPADSRVSILTDGPVGEGEVRAAIEAAGCAVEGP is encoded by the coding sequence TTGATCACCGTTGCGTACAGTCTGATCGCCTATCGTGTCACGGGCCTGTCGCCGGCGACGTGCGAACACTGTCTGGCCGCCATCAAGCTGGAGCTCATCCAGGTGCCGGGCGTCGTCGGCGTGGACGTCGATCCTGCGGATTCACGGGTGAGCATCCTCACCGATGGTCCCGTCGGCGAAGGCGAGGTCCGGGCGGCCATCGAGGCCGCAGGCTGTGCCGTGGAGGGCCCCTGA
- a CDS encoding carboxymuconolactone decarboxylase family protein has translation MRRLTPFDPADAPEKSAELLNDIISRRGGVGEMVATMAHSPALLQGYLDFSRAMKRVKLPRALSEKISLAVQEWIGCGLCLQAHAEAGRAAGLSETDIALARQGTSTDAREAALIAMAVRVLAEPSSITDEDVAELRAHGWSDRVVAELVGVVTLNLMTGAFNLLAGLEPAEA, from the coding sequence ATGCGACGTCTGACCCCGTTCGATCCCGCCGACGCGCCAGAAAAGTCGGCAGAGTTGCTGAACGACATCATCAGCAGGAGGGGCGGCGTGGGCGAGATGGTCGCCACCATGGCTCACTCGCCCGCGCTGTTGCAGGGTTACCTGGACTTCTCGCGTGCCATGAAGCGCGTCAAGCTGCCGCGGGCGCTCAGCGAGAAGATCTCGCTCGCCGTACAGGAATGGATCGGATGCGGCCTCTGCCTCCAGGCGCACGCCGAAGCCGGGCGCGCGGCAGGGCTCAGCGAGACCGACATCGCCCTGGCCAGGCAGGGCACCTCCACCGACGCCAGGGAGGCGGCACTCATCGCCATGGCCGTGCGCGTGCTGGCCGAGCCGTCGTCGATCACCGACGAGGACGTCGCGGAGCTGCGGGCGCATGGCTGGAGCGACCGCGTCGTGGCCGAGCTCGTCGGCGTGGTCACCCTCAATCTCATGACCGGTGCCTTCAACCTCCTGGCGGGCTTGGAGCCGGCAGAAGCATGA
- a CDS encoding DUF4396 domain-containing protein, producing MAAQATLHCLTGCAIGEVLGMVIGTSIGLSNIATVVLAVALAFVFGYALTMRGVLRAGVDFRTALKVALAADTISIAVMEILDNAVMLTVPGAMDAGLTSWLFWVALAGALLVAFVLTTPVNKWLIGRGKGHAVIHQYHHGH from the coding sequence ATGGCCGCGCAAGCGACCCTGCACTGCCTGACCGGTTGTGCCATCGGCGAAGTGCTGGGCATGGTCATCGGCACTTCGATCGGATTGTCCAACATCGCCACCGTCGTGCTGGCCGTGGCGTTGGCCTTCGTCTTCGGCTACGCGTTGACCATGCGGGGTGTGCTGCGTGCCGGTGTCGATTTCCGCACCGCGTTGAAGGTCGCGCTCGCCGCGGACACCATCTCCATCGCGGTGATGGAGATTCTGGACAACGCGGTGATGCTGACCGTGCCCGGCGCCATGGACGCGGGGCTGACCAGCTGGCTGTTCTGGGTGGCGCTGGCCGGGGCCTTGCTGGTGGCGTTCGTGCTGACGACGCCGGTGAACAAGTGGCTGATCGGCCGAGGCAAGGGCCATGCGGTGATCCACCAGTACCACCACGGCCACTGA